The following proteins are encoded in a genomic region of Pagrus major chromosome 16, Pma_NU_1.0:
- the LOC141010326 gene encoding uncharacterized protein isoform X3, translated as MLTATYEESDHSESEPKSDHQLLSNNSHVAESQDQKGGKHGDSGSAGDGEPKQKKRHHGSKSHSDNAKNSTSSDICHNTHPGKTSFKCDTCGKAFKFKSRLNAHLRTHTGEKPHSCKTCGKAFSQSVHLTVHMRIHTGEKPFNCEICGKSFNRNGNFKIHMRIHTGEKPYTCNTCGKTFSRSESLTVHMRTHTGEKPYSCQVCGKTFSQNENLAAHMRTHTGEKPYSCQTCGKTFKTHGELNVHMRTHKGEKPYTCKICGKAFRWRANLIVHMRTHTGEKPYSCQVCGKTFSQNERLRAHMRTHTGEKPYSCKTCGNTFRQREALTVHMRTHTGEKPYTCKICGKAFRRSDHLKVHMRTHRGEKPYSCQTCEIKEEQEELCTSREGEQLVLKVETDTVMLTPTYEESDHSEAEPKSDHQLLSNNSHVAESQDQKGGKHGDSGSAGDGEPKQKKRHHGSKSPSDDAKNSTSSDIHHNTHPGKTSFKCDTCGKAFKFKSLLNRHVRTHTGEKPYSCKTCGKTFKTHSELNRHVRTHTGEKPYSCKTCGKTFKTHSELNVHMRIHTGEKPYTCKTCGKAFTRSGDLTVHMRIHTGEKPYTCKTCGKAFSQSTYLTVHMRTHTGEKPYSCKTCGKTFKTRDELNRHMRIHTGEKPYTCKTCGKAFRCSAHLTVHMRTHTGEKPYTCQTCGKTFSKNESLGIHMRTHTGEKPYTCKTCGKAFRCRANLIVHMRTHTGEKPYSCQTCGKTFKTCGELNLHMRIHTGEKPYTCKICGKAFSHSTHLTRHMRIHTGEKPYTCKTCGKAFSRSTNLTVHMRTHTSEMPYSCQTCGKTFNQNSNLTVHMRTHTSEMPYSCQTCGKTFNQNSNLTVHMRTHTGDKPYSCQVCGKAFARSAELTVHSRTHTGEKPYSCQVCGKTFSQNERLRAHMRTHTGEKPYSCKTCGNTFRQREALTVHMRTHTGEKPYTCKTCGKAFSRSTYLTVHMRTHTGEKPYTCKTCGKAFSQSVHLTVHMRTHTGDKPYTCKTCGKTFTRSGDLTVHMRTHTGDKPYTCKTCGKTFTRSGDLTVHMRTHTGEKP; from the exons ATGTTGACTGCAACTTATGAAgaaagtgaccacagtgaatcagaaccaaaaagtgaccaccagctcctctctaacaactctcatgtagctgagagccaagatcagaaaggaggaaaacatggagattcaggatcagctggagatggagagccaaaacaaaagaaaagacatcacggaagcaaaagtcacagtgataatgcaaaaaactctacctcatcagacatttgccataacactcacccaggtaaaacgtctttcaaatgtgacacatgtggaaaggcTTTTAAGTTTAAGTCCCGATTGAATGCACACctaagaacccacacaggtgagaagccgcattcttgcaaaacatgtgggaaagctttcagccaaagtgttcacttaacagtccacatgagaatccacacaggtgagaagccttttaactgtgaaatttgtgggaAGTCTTTCAACCGAAATGGTAACTTTAAAattcacatgagaatccacactggtgagaagccttatacttgcaacacatgtgggaagactttcagccGAAGTGAAtccttaacagtccacatgagaacgcacacaggtgagaagccttattcttgccaagtatgtgggaagactttcagccAAAATGAAAACTTAGCAGcccacatgagaacccacacaggtgagaagccgtattcttgccaaacatgtgggaagactttcaagactCATGGTGAATTGAATGtgcacatgagaacccacaaaggtgagaagccgtatacttgcaaaatatgtgggaaagctttcaggtGGCGTGCAAACTTAAtagtccacatgagaacccacacaggtgagaagccttattcttgccaagtatgtgggaagactttcagccAAAATGAAAGATTGAGAGCTCACATGcgaacccacacaggtgagaagccgtactcttgcaaaacatgtgggaataCTTTCCGCCAAAGGGAAgccttaacagtccacatgagaacccacacaggtgagaagccgtatacttgcaaaatatgtgggaaagctttcaggcGTTCTGATCACTTAaaagtccacatgagaacccacagaggtgagaagccttattcttgccaaacatgtgagattaaagaggaacaggaggaactctgcaccagtcgggagggagagcagcttgtactgaaggttGAGACAGATACCGTCATGTTGACTCcaacttatgaggaaagtgaccacagtgaagcagaaccaaaaagtgaccaccagctcctctctaacaactctcatgtagctgagagccaagatcagaaaggaggaaaacatggagattcaggatcagctggagatggagagccaaaacaaaagaaaagacatcacgGAAGCAAAAGTCCCAGTGATGATGCAAAAAACTCTACCTCATCAGACATTCACCATAACACTCACCCAGGTAAAACgtctttcaaatgtgacacatgtggaaaggcTTTTAAGTTTAAGTCCCTATTGAATAGACACGTcagaacccacacaggtgagaagccttattcttgcaaaacatgtgggaagactttcaagactCATAGTGAATTGAATAGACACGTcagaacccacacaggtgagaagccttattcttgcaaaacatgtgggaagactttcaagactCATAGTGAATTGAATgtgcacatgagaatccacactggtgagaagccgtatacttgcaaaacatgtgggaaagcttttaCTCGAAGTGGtgacttaacagtccacatgagaatccacacaggtgagaagccgtatacttgcaaaacatgtgggaaagctttcagccaaaGTACTtacttaacagtccacatgagaacccacacaggtgagaagccttattcttgcaaaacatgtggcaAGACTTTCAAGACTCGTGATGAATTGAATCggcacatgagaatccacactggtgagaagccgtatacttgcaaaacatgtgggaaagctttcaggtGTTCTgctcacttaacagtccacatgagaacccacacaggtgagaaaccatatacttgccaaacatgtgggaagactttcagcaAAAATGAATCCTTAGGAAttcacatgagaacccacacaggtgagaagccgtatacttgcaaaacatgtgggaaagctttcag GTGTCGTGCTAACTTAAtagtccacatgagaacccacacaggtgagaagccgtattcttgccaaacatgtgggaagactttcaagactTGTGGTGAATTGAAtctgcacatgagaatccacacaggtgagaagccgtatacttgcaaaatatgtgggaaagctttcagccacAGTACTCACTTAACTcgtcacatgagaatccacacaggtgagaagccttatacttgcaaaacatgtgggaaagctttcagccgaAGTACtaacttaacagtccacatgagaacccacacaagTGAGATGCcatattcttgccaaacatgtgggaagactttcaatcaaaacagtaacttaacagtccacatgagaacccacacaagTGAGATGCcatattcttgccaaacatgtgggaagactttcaatcAAAACAGTAACTTAACCGttcacatgagaacccacacaggtgacaagccttattcttgccaaGTATGTGGGAAAGCCTTCGCTCGAAGTGCTGAATTAACAGTCCACTcaagaacccacacaggtgagaagccttattcttgccaagtgtgtgggaagactttcagccAAAATGAAAGATTGAGAGCTCACATGcgaacccacacaggtgagaagccgtactcttgcaaaacatgtgggaataCTTTCCGCCAAAGGGAAgccttaacagtccacatgagaacccacacaggtgagaaaccatatacttgcaaaacatgtgggaaagctttcagccgaAGTACTtacttaacagtccacatgagaacccacacaggtgagaaaccatatacttgcaaaacatgtgggaaagctttcagccaaaGTGTTCACTTAACCGttcacatgagaacccacacaggtgacaagccgtatacttgcaaaacatgtgggaagactttcaccCGAAGTGGtgacttaacagtccacatgagaacccacacaggtgacaagccgtatacttgcaaaacatgtgggaagactttcaccCGAAGTGGtgacttaacagtccacatgagaacccacacaggtgagaaaccatAA
- the LOC141010326 gene encoding uncharacterized protein isoform X6, with translation MLTATYEESDHSESEPKSDHQLLSNNSHVAESQDQKGGKHGDSGSAGDGEPKQKKRHHGSKSHSDNAKNSTSSDICHNTHPGKTSFKCDTCGKAFKFKSRLNAHLRTHTGEKPHSCKTCGKAFSQSVHLTVHMRIHTGEKPFNCEICGKSFNRNGNFKIHMRIHTGEKPYTCNTCGKTFSRSESLTVHMRTHTGEKPYSCQVCGKTFSQNENLAAHMRTHTGEKPYSCQTCGKTFKTHGELNVHMRTHKGEKPYTCKICGKAFRWRANLIVHMRTHTGEKPYSCQVCGKTFSQNERLRAHMRTHTGEKPYSCKTCGNTFRQREALTVHMRTHTGEKPYTCKICGKAFRRSDHLKVHMRTHRGEKPYSCQTCEIKEEQEELCTSREGEQLVLKVETDTVMLTPTYEESDHSEAEPKSDHQLLSNNSHVAESQDQKGGKHGDSGSAGDGEPKQKKRHHGSKSPSDDAKNSTSSDIHHNTHPGKTSFKCDTCGKAFKFKSLLNRHVRTHTGEKPYSCKTCGKTFKTHSELNRHVRTHTGEKPYSCKTCGKTFKTHSELNVHMRIHTGEKPYTCKTCGKAFTRSGDLTVHMRIHTGEKPYTCKTCGKAFSQSTYLTVHMRTHTGEKPYSCKTCGKTFKTRDELNRHMRIHTGEKPYTCKTCGKAFRCSAHLTVHMRTHTGEKPYTCQTCGKTFSKNESLGIHMRTHTGEKPYTCKTCGKAFRCSAHLTRHMRIHTGEKPFTCENCGKAFGLRSYLTCHMRTHTGEKPYSCQTCGKTFKTCGELNVHMRIHTGEKPYTCKICGKAFRCRANLIVHMRTHTGEKPYSCQTCGKTFKTCGELNLHMRIHTGEKPYTCKICGKAFSHSTHLTRHMRIHTGEKPYTCKTCGKAFSRSTNLTVHMRTHTSEMPYSCQTCGKTFNQNSNLTVHMRTHTSEMPYSCQTCGKTFNQNSNLTVHMRTHTGDKPYSCQVCGKAFARSAELTVHSRTHTGEKPYSCQVCGKTFSQNERLRAHMRTHTGEKPYSCKTCGNTFRQREALTVHMRTHTGEKPYTCKTCGKAFSRSTYLTVHMRTHTGEKPYTCKTCGKAFSQSVHLTVHMRTHTGDKPYTCKTCGKTFTRSGDLTVHMRTHTGDKPYTCKTCGKTFTRSGDLTVHMRTHTGEKP, from the exons ATGTTGACTGCAACTTATGAAgaaagtgaccacagtgaatcagaaccaaaaagtgaccaccagctcctctctaacaactctcatgtagctgagagccaagatcagaaaggaggaaaacatggagattcaggatcagctggagatggagagccaaaacaaaagaaaagacatcacggaagcaaaagtcacagtgataatgcaaaaaactctacctcatcagacatttgccataacactcacccaggtaaaacgtctttcaaatgtgacacatgtggaaaggcTTTTAAGTTTAAGTCCCGATTGAATGCACACctaagaacccacacaggtgagaagccgcattcttgcaaaacatgtgggaaagctttcagccaaagtgttcacttaacagtccacatgagaatccacacaggtgagaagccttttaactgtgaaatttgtgggaAGTCTTTCAACCGAAATGGTAACTTTAAAattcacatgagaatccacactggtgagaagccttatacttgcaacacatgtgggaagactttcagccGAAGTGAAtccttaacagtccacatgagaacgcacacaggtgagaagccttattcttgccaagtatgtgggaagactttcagccAAAATGAAAACTTAGCAGcccacatgagaacccacacaggtgagaagccgtattcttgccaaacatgtgggaagactttcaagactCATGGTGAATTGAATGtgcacatgagaacccacaaaggtgagaagccgtatacttgcaaaatatgtgggaaagctttcaggtGGCGTGCAAACTTAAtagtccacatgagaacccacacaggtgagaagccttattcttgccaagtatgtgggaagactttcagccAAAATGAAAGATTGAGAGCTCACATGcgaacccacacaggtgagaagccgtactcttgcaaaacatgtgggaataCTTTCCGCCAAAGGGAAgccttaacagtccacatgagaacccacacaggtgagaagccgtatacttgcaaaatatgtgggaaagctttcaggcGTTCTGATCACTTAaaagtccacatgagaacccacagaggtgagaagccttattcttgccaaacatgtgagattaaagaggaacaggaggaactctgcaccagtcgggagggagagcagcttgtactgaaggttGAGACAGATACCGTCATGTTGACTCcaacttatgaggaaagtgaccacagtgaagcagaaccaaaaagtgaccaccagctcctctctaacaactctcatgtagctgagagccaagatcagaaaggaggaaaacatggagattcaggatcagctggagatggagagccaaaacaaaagaaaagacatcacgGAAGCAAAAGTCCCAGTGATGATGCAAAAAACTCTACCTCATCAGACATTCACCATAACACTCACCCAGGTAAAACgtctttcaaatgtgacacatgtggaaaggcTTTTAAGTTTAAGTCCCTATTGAATAGACACGTcagaacccacacaggtgagaagccttattcttgcaaaacatgtgggaagactttcaagactCATAGTGAATTGAATAGACACGTcagaacccacacaggtgagaagccttattcttgcaaaacatgtgggaagactttcaagactCATAGTGAATTGAATgtgcacatgagaatccacactggtgagaagccgtatacttgcaaaacatgtgggaaagcttttaCTCGAAGTGGtgacttaacagtccacatgagaatccacacaggtgagaagccgtatacttgcaaaacatgtgggaaagctttcagccaaaGTACTtacttaacagtccacatgagaacccacacaggtgagaagccttattcttgcaaaacatgtggcaAGACTTTCAAGACTCGTGATGAATTGAATCggcacatgagaatccacactggtgagaagccgtatacttgcaaaacatgtgggaaagctttcaggtGTTCTgctcacttaacagtccacatgagaacccacacaggtgagaaaccatatacttgccaaacatgtgggaagactttcagcaAAAATGAATCCTTAGGAAttcacatgagaacccacacaggtgagaagccgtatacttgcaaaacatgtgggaaagctttcaggtGTTCTGCTCACTTAACTcgtcacatgagaatccacac aggtgagaagccttttaCCTGTGAAAATTGTGGGAAGGCTTTTGGGTTGCGTTCTTACTTAACTTGTCACATGagaactcacacag gtgagaagccgtattcttgccaaacatgcgggaagactttcaagactTGTGGTGAATTGAATgtgcacatgagaatccacacaggtgagaagccgtatacttgcaaaataTGTGGGAAAGCCTTTAGGTGTCGTGCTAACTTAAtagtccacatgagaacccacacaggtgagaagccgtattcttgccaaacatgtgggaagactttcaagactTGTGGTGAATTGAAtctgcacatgagaatccacacaggtgagaagccgtatacttgcaaaatatgtgggaaagctttcagccacAGTACTCACTTAACTcgtcacatgagaatccacacaggtgagaagccttatacttgcaaaacatgtgggaaagctttcagccgaAGTACtaacttaacagtccacatgagaacccacacaagTGAGATGCcatattcttgccaaacatgtgggaagactttcaatcaaaacagtaacttaacagtccacatgagaacccacacaagTGAGATGCcatattcttgccaaacatgtgggaagactttcaatcAAAACAGTAACTTAACCGttcacatgagaacccacacaggtgacaagccttattcttgccaaGTATGTGGGAAAGCCTTCGCTCGAAGTGCTGAATTAACAGTCCACTcaagaacccacacaggtgagaagccttattcttgccaagtgtgtgggaagactttcagccAAAATGAAAGATTGAGAGCTCACATGcgaacccacacaggtgagaagccgtactcttgcaaaacatgtgggaataCTTTCCGCCAAAGGGAAgccttaacagtccacatgagaacccacacaggtgagaaaccatatacttgcaaaacatgtgggaaagctttcagccgaAGTACTtacttaacagtccacatgagaacccacacaggtgagaaaccatatacttgcaaaacatgtgggaaagctttcagccaaaGTGTTCACTTAACCGttcacatgagaacccacacaggtgacaagccgtatacttgcaaaacatgtgggaagactttcaccCGAAGTGGtgacttaacagtccacatgagaacccacacaggtgacaagccgtatacttgcaaaacatgtgggaagactttcaccCGAAGTGGtgacttaacagtccacatgagaacccacacaggtgagaaaccatAA